The following proteins are co-located in the Paludibaculum fermentans genome:
- a CDS encoding globin family protein — translation MQAAVDLLHQRVLADAEVAPFFLRIDLDRIRRHQRLFLEQFTCWRP, via the coding sequence GTGCAAGCGGCCGTCGACCTTTTGCACCAACGCGTGTTGGCGGATGCCGAAGTGGCCCCGTTCTTCCTGAGAATCGATCTGGATCGGATTCGGCGGCATCAGCGGCTCTTCCTGGAACAGTTCACCTGCTGGAGGCCCTGA